The Brachypodium distachyon strain Bd21 chromosome 4, Brachypodium_distachyon_v3.0, whole genome shotgun sequence nucleotide sequence TATACAATGGAGGTGAAAGTGGTGAGCTCGAAGCTGGTGAAGCCGCGGTACCCgcggggcgcggcgcggccggaCACGAGCGAGCACGTGCCGTCGTCGGTGTTCGACGCGGCCACGTACCACATCCAGATGGCCATCATCTACGCCttctcggcgccggcgccctccACGGCGGACATCGAGCGGGGCCTCGCGGACGTTCTGGCCGCGTACCGCCTCTTCGCCGGGCAGGTCGGACGCGgcggcccggaggggtccccGGGCGTCCTCCTCAACGACCACGGCGCGCGGCTCGTGGAGGCGCGCGTCGAGGGCGCGAGGCTCGTGGACGTCGCGCCGGCGAAGCCCACCCCGGAGATCCTGAAGCTTCACCCGGACCTTGACGGGGAGATCGAGGAGGTGGTGCAGGTGCAGCTCACGCGGTTCGCGTGCGGCTCGCTCGCCGTGGGCTTCACCGCCAaccacgccgtcgccgacggcCACGCCACCAGCGACTTCCTCGCCGCGTGGGGCCGCGCCACCAGAGGGCTCCCCATCTTCCAGCAGCCGCCCGTGCACCACCACAAGGAGCTCTTCAAGCCGCGGCTCTCGCCACGCGTCGAGTTCGAGCACCGAGGCGTGGAGTATTACCGGCCAGTACTGCCGTCGGCGACGGACGAGAAACAACACCACGGCGGGGCAAACAACAACGGCGTGGTGATCCACAAGACGCATTTCACCAAGGACTTCATCGCGGGGCTCCGGGCAAGGGCGTCCGAGGGCCGGGGCCGGCCGTTCAGCCGGTTCGAGACCACCCTGGCCCACCTGTGGCGCGCCATGACGCGGGCCCGGGGGCTCGGCCCCTACGAGACATCCACGATCCGCGTCTCCGTGgacgggcggcgccgcctcgacgaagcccccgcggGCTACTTCGGCAACCTTGTGCTCTGGGCCTTCCCGCGGGCCACGGCGGGCGACCTCCTGAACCGGCCCCTGAAGCACGCGGCCCAGACGATCCACGACGCGGTGGCGCGTGtggacgaagcctacttccgGTCGTTCGTCGACTTCGCGGCGGGCTCCGGCGCCGTGGAGCGGGAAGGGCTGGAGAAGACGGCCGTGCTCAAGGACGTGCTGTGCCCTGACCTGGAAGTGGATAGCTGGCTCACGTTCCCGTTCTACGAGCTGGACTTCGGGACGGGGAGCCCCAGCTACTTCATGCCCTCCTATTTCCCCACGGAAGGGATGCTATT carries:
- the LOC100843104 gene encoding putrescine hydroxycinnamoyltransferase: MEVKVVSSKLVKPRYPRGAARPDTSEHVPSSVFDAATYHIQMAIIYAFSAPAPSTADIERGLADVLAAYRLFAGQVGRGGPEGSPGVLLNDHGARLVEARVEGARLVDVAPAKPTPEILKLHPDLDGEIEEVVQVQLTRFACGSLAVGFTANHAVADGHATSDFLAAWGRATRGLPIFQQPPVHHHKELFKPRLSPRVEFEHRGVEYYRPVLPSATDEKQHHGGANNNGVVIHKTHFTKDFIAGLRARASEGRGRPFSRFETTLAHLWRAMTRARGLGPYETSTIRVSVDGRRRLDEAPAGYFGNLVLWAFPRATAGDLLNRPLKHAAQTIHDAVARVDEAYFRSFVDFAAGSGAVEREGLEKTAVLKDVLCPDLEVDSWLTFPFYELDFGTGSPSYFMPSYFPTEGMLFLVPSYLGDGSVDAFVPVFEHNLEAFKQCCYSME